A region of the Silene latifolia isolate original U9 population chromosome 9, ASM4854445v1, whole genome shotgun sequence genome:
tgAGTTTATTATAACTATTATCCTAGTCAAGAAAACAAACTTTCATACCACACCCTTTTATATCGCATTATAGAAGCGGCAATTGTCAGAAGATATTACGGTATATTGTATATATCGTAATcggaataatattattaatatggaAATAAGCTATATTTATGCTAATAATATTAGAACATATATATGATACGATTATCATGTTTAGATCTTTAGACTAGCATAAATGCGAATATGCGATATGATTTTAATTGTTTGAGACACGAGCAATAATAATACAACGTTTTTTTCTAACATGTAAAAAACCGATTACTAATTAATGAATTTACCTTTCTcttaaaaaaaaagaattataAAGAAGAAAAGATAATTTTGGTAATCAAAGGTGCACGCAGTGTCGCTAACTTATCTCCCTGTGTATTTAGGTGAAATTGTAAAATTTGTAATAATGATTAAAAGATTACGTTTCCAAAATCGAATTCAGTCGATAACCATATTGAATAAATTTTCCAAAACATTCAACGTATGAACTGTTTAAATACGCCATTGTTGACTATTAATTTGCTTGAACAATCAATCAATATGGCTAACTGGAGTGAACTAATACCATTGGACATATGGAAGAAGATTGCCGAGTCGATACAATTTCATGAAGATTTTAATGTATTTGGGAGAGTGTGTAGTGATTGGAGAAAAGCCATGAAAATTGCAAACAGATCGAAGTCATCAATCCAAACTCCATGGCTATTACTTGCAGAACCTCCATGCACATCGACACGTCGGTTTTACAGCCTCTACAACCGTAAGGTTCTGCCGATTGAGCGCCTAAGCCATCAACCACATCCGGTCGGGCCGAGGACGACACTGACAACATGACCCTGAGTCTCTTGTTTCCACCAGACAAAGACGAGGACGGACTGGGTGATTGGAGGTACTACTCTTCACGTGGTTGGCTTATTTCCGTCACCCAATTAGGCTTGAACATTACCCTAGTGAACCCGATTACTAAGCAAGTTGTTCAACCCCCGCCCTTCCCGGATCATATCTTTGGAAGTAGAACGAGATCATGGCAATGGCAACCTAATTCATACCTGTTTATGTATGATAAATTTGTGTTGTCAGAAGACCCATCAACTACTAAAGACTACGTGCTTGCCATGAAATTCTCGGCCAGCGTTGATTTGGCTTTCTGGAAAAGCGGGGATAAACAATGGAACATGCTCAACACACATTCATCGTCATTTCTCGGACATCACTTTTCACAAAGGAGAATTCTATGCCGTGGAGCAATTTGGAAAAATTATAGCCGTCGGAAACTCAAGTCCCCCATCAACGCCAAGGCTCGTGGCAAATTTAATGTTCCAATGCACGTCCCCTCACTTGTCTTACTTGGTAGAATCAGCCGGAACATTGCTGCTGATATTTCGGGAATTAGAAGATCTTGAAAACAAAACATTGGAGCTAAAGTGGTTCAAAGTGTGGGAGATAAATGTTGATACCGGGGAGGCCAAAGAAACAACGAGTTTGGGAAATAGAGCAGTTTTCCTTGGTCATAACTCGTCCTTCTCTGTCGAAGCGTGTCCTCCTATTTGTAGGCCTAATTGTATCTACTACACTGATAACTATGATCACAACTACCGCTTCTCCAATACCATAAATAGGTGCGACATGGGTGTCTATGATATAAGCTTAGATCGTAAAATCGAAGAATTTTATCAAGGTCCCTCGTGTCTTAGAAAATCTACCTTACCACTATGGGTAGAATCCCCTAATTAGACTATTCAAACATGAGTTCGTTTATAATACAGATTCTGAGTTCCTGCTTGACCCTTTATTTTTCTAAAATCCCGAGTAATTTTTTTTCATACTAATTTTGTTATATGAGGATATATGAACAAAGGAATCAAAACAAAGTTGTACGAGTATTTAAGaactagttgagatcccgtgctaaagcatGGCATTTGAGAGCTAAAGCAAGGTACTTGTGAGCTTGACTTATATAGCGGGAATTTAAGATATTTATATAAATGAGTTGTACTTGTAATAAGTTTTAATGTACTGGTTATAATGTTAGtgatattttcaaaaaaaaaagtgtaccaTTTAAAAGACTTCTAGATTAAATTATTTTTGtgcttattaattttaattattaaaaataatgaaaGCCGACTATTATTCAAAAACATAATCTAATATAAGGTCATCACTACTTATAAGGGATATAAGCATTGAGTTAAAAAAGAAATGTAAGTATATTGTAATGCGGAAAATTTCTGGTATTACGTAAACACCACATCACTATAATGACGCGgtgttacaaaccaataaaaAATGGCTCAAATTGCCATCCTAAAATATAGTAGCAAAGTCAACCGCATTTTAAGAAAGAAATAAATCCAGCACATTAAATGTGATTCTATATACTCAGCATGTGTACTGTATATTACGTACAATATCaaaattatatactccctcctattctgccTATAGTTCTcctttcattataatactcctcacatatattagagaaaggggAACTATAGgcagaattggagggagtatgtagTATATTGTAATATGATTctataaattatattaataattatttgtaatttttttcaatttttttttgaagaagTTATTTGTTGATGTATAATTTATATACTCAGCATAGAATAAAAATTGTATAGAATATTCATTCTTTTTCTAGACTAGCCTGTCTAATAGCTTTAAGCCCTACCCAGGAAAGAGTATCCCGTTCGGGTGCTTGCTTTCCATAAATTCTGGTGCTTGCTTTCTCTCAATTTCCTTGCTTGCTTTCAATTTCCTTGCTTGCTTTCTAGGGTGGTTACCCTGTTCCATTTCTAGCTGTGTTCCATACAATACAATCAATACAATCTATACTAACCAATTTGATAGTCTTAAGAAAATATAGTCATCTAATTCTGACAGTCTGGGATCTCAGTAGTTGGGTTAGCCCAACCTTTCGTTTGAAACCCACTTTCTTTTATTAGTCaattattaatcaatcaattgaTCCACTTTATTTTGTACCCAATTACAATGTAGTGTAGAAGATTGTATAGAATAACATGGGATCCCACTTCATTTTGTTAGTTAATTATAcaccctcccagtcactataatgttccctcttttccgaaacggattattcaactaattTTCTCCTTTctatttttaaaaacttttactcttattttattcattcctctctcctatcaccaaacctcaCACAActtttttactcctattttattactttcctttatgttttggcttcacaattctttatttaactactaatcattcatccctctctcctatcaccaacccacacaactcttttactcttattttaataTTTTTCCTTAAGTATTGTGCTCAAGTTATTGTGTTCCTTGTATGTAGCAATTAGTCAGCAATTAGTTCCTAATTGATAGCTTAGACTTTTGTATATATAGTCTTAACCTAATCAATAGAAAGGCAACGATTATCCTCTTTCATGGTATCAGCCTTCTAGATCTTGCTTCCGCTCAATTTCTTCTTCTCTCATCAATCGTTCAAACCCGACCTCACGTCACTCAAATGGCCCCCGATGGAAAGAGTACTTTTCATCCTGCTCTTGCCGTCAACAACATCACCAACCATATTCCGATCAAACTTGGAATGGATAATGACCAATATCCTTTATGGGTGGCGTTGTTTACGAATCACGCGAAGTCAAATCGTGTGCTTCATCATATTATCCAGCCGAAGTCAGGCGCCCCCAAAGCCCCTTCGACGGATGACGAGAAAGATCTATGGGAAACCCTAGACGCGACGGTCCTCCAGTGGATTTATTCCACTGTCACTACTGAACTCCTCGAGACTATTATTGAGGCTGAATCCACGGCTATGGAAGCGTGGAATCGCCTTGCTAATATTTTCCAGGACAACAAAAATTCTCGAGCCGTGACACTCGAACAGGAATTCTCGCATATTAACATGGGCGACTTTTCCTCGGCTTCAGCGTACTGTCAACGCTTGAAGTCCTTGGCAGATCAGTTAAAAAATGTTGGATCTCCGGTCTCCAATAGCCGCTTGGTTCTACAACTCGTTTCTGGTCTCACCGAGGCATATCGACACGTAGGCACTCTCATACGCCAACGTGACCCTTTGCCCGAATTCTACAGTGCTAGGTCGATGCTAACGCTTGAAGAAGCCTGTCTTGCGAAACAGGCTGCTTCCAACTCCACGGCTCTCTATGCTCGGGGTAATGGTGATAGCGATTATGGGCGATCGAATTCTAAGCATGGTGGAAATCAGCAAGGGAAAGGGAACAAGGGTGGAAAGAAGAAGGGACAAGGTAAAGGTGGTAATGGGAAAGGAAACAAGACGACACAAAGTGGTGCTTAGTCGGgctctgctgcgtctgttcctgctGCCGCTGGATGGACTGGTGCATATGGACCATGGCAGTGGCCTCCCTCCTCTTGGGGCTACCCACCGTGTCCATATCCATCGAGCCCATGGGTTCGTAATTTTGGACGCCCGTCTTCACAGGGTGTACTTGGACCCCGTCCTGCTCAAGGTTATACTGCTGATGGTAATGTTCCTACGCAAACAGATATTGAGGCTGCAATGATGACATTGGGATTCACTCCACCCGAACCATGGGTTATGGATACTGGAGCAACTTCTCACATGACATCGGATCAAGGTAAACTCACGTCTTTTGTTAATACGAGCATTAATAATGGTATCATTGTCGGTAATGGACACTCCATTCCAATTAAAGGTTTCGGTAATACCCATCTACCCGAACCCAATCCCCCCTTAGCCCTTAATAACGTCCTGTATTCCCCCACCCTAGTCAAAAATTTAATTTCAGTACGGAAATTTACCCGTGATAACTCGGTCACTGTTGAATTTGATCCATTTGGCTTTTGTGTGAAGGATATGCGGACGGGAACTCGTCTAATGAGGTGTAATAGTCGAGGCAACCTCTATCCAGTGTCAGCCGATTCCACGTCCCATTTTGCTGCCTTAGCGTCTTCTTTATGGCACAACCGTCTCGGTCAGCCTGGAGCTCCTGTTTTTTCGTCTATTCGTCAAAATAAATTAATTGATTGTTCTCCAAACAATAGCAATTCTGTTTGTCAGTCGTGTCCTTTGGGAAAGCATGTTCGGTTACCTTTTGTTGCTTCTCAAACTAGAACTTTTATGCCATTTGATATATTACATTGCGATCTTTGGACGTCCCCTGTTCTTAGCTCGTCGGGTCATAAATATTATTTGTTAATTTTGGATGATTATTGCAATTATTTATGGACATTTCCAATAGCTCATAAAAATGATGTTAATTCCATATTAATACAATTTCATTCACAAATACAAACACAATTTGAGCGTAAAATTAAATCGATACAATGTGATAACGGAACGGAGTTTATTAATaatatttttcgaaaattttgtccTGAGCAAGGGCTGGTTTTTCGCCTCTCTTGTCCTCACACATCTTCTCAAAACGGCAAAGCCGAAAGAAAAATTCGTTCCGTTAACAATGTTGTTCGAACCATTCTGTTTCACGCGTCTATCCCGGTCAAACATTGGCATCATGTTTTAGCCATGGCAACctac
Encoded here:
- the LOC141599851 gene encoding putative F-box protein At5g55150, whose translation is MANWSELIPLDIWKKIAESIQFHEDFNVFGRVCSDWRKAMKIANRSKSSIQTPWLLLAEPPCTSTRRFYSLYNHKDEDGLGDWRYYSSRGWLISVTQLGLNITLVNPITKQVVQPPPFPDHIFGSRTRSWQWQPNSYLFMYDKFVLSEDPSTTKDYVLAMKFSASVDLAFWKSGDKQWNMLNTHSSSFLGHHFSQRRILCRGAIWKNYSRRKLKSPINAKARGKFNVPMHVPSLVLLGRISRNIAADISGIRRS